One genomic region from Oceanispirochaeta sp. encodes:
- a CDS encoding fibronectin type III domain-containing protein encodes MKKFIFLIISFCLIFPFMACQIDSDYLDEIKAKIDTDDNPPEEETPSEEPPSEEPPSDETLPDYGFDVTLEITHAGGGEIFLSWIEPADSAYDHVEITWNPDGTTGTNVSKGTTSYTITGLTQFIEYTITAKAVSNSGVKSNGDSIFIYLPLTPIDIYCISTVSEIIAINTDTTTLSRSYILTEDVDLSQAVWTPIGFGSDFTGIFNGNLHNIINLNISNPSISGQGFFAEVSGKITNVNLTGIQVSGLDYVGGIAAKVLAGGLVKNCSVSGTVSGQEFVGGIIGEIIDGSILNCHSSVTVSGQAEIGGVAGFVNSSSTTLSSSSGPVGGTASTVGGLIGITNFGSTVTSCYSTSAVSGSISFSGGLIGVNYDTDVEQCYATGSINGGSGTEIGGLIGHCGSGSVSNCYSTGNVSGSNILGGLIGNNLVSVSNCYAAGDVPTSVATCGGLIGASTGTYSDCFYDKDVSGHVTASLIGETALTTA; translated from the coding sequence ATGAAAAAGTTTATATTTTTAATAATATCATTCTGTCTGATATTCCCTTTTATGGCTTGTCAGATTGACTCGGATTATCTGGATGAGATAAAGGCCAAAATTGATACTGATGATAATCCTCCTGAAGAAGAGACTCCATCTGAAGAACCTCCATCTGAAGAACCTCCATCTGATGAAACGCTTCCTGATTATGGTTTTGATGTTACTCTTGAGATAACACATGCAGGCGGAGGAGAAATCTTTCTTTCCTGGATTGAACCAGCTGATAGTGCCTATGACCATGTTGAGATTACATGGAATCCTGATGGAACTACCGGAACGAATGTCAGTAAAGGGACTACATCCTATACTATTACCGGATTAACACAATTTATTGAATATACGATTACTGCCAAAGCAGTATCCAACAGTGGAGTTAAGTCAAATGGTGATAGTATCTTTATTTACCTGCCACTGACCCCAATAGATATTTATTGCATATCAACAGTATCTGAAATAATAGCCATCAACACGGATACAACAACTTTAAGCAGATCATATATTCTTACAGAAGATGTAGATCTATCTCAAGCTGTTTGGACTCCTATAGGTTTTGGTTCTGATTTTACAGGTATATTCAATGGTAATTTACATAACATCATCAACCTCAATATAAGTAATCCCTCCATCAGTGGGCAAGGATTTTTTGCTGAAGTTTCTGGTAAGATTACCAACGTTAATCTAACCGGTATTCAAGTTTCCGGTTTGGATTATGTTGGCGGAATAGCCGCAAAAGTTCTTGCTGGAGGTCTTGTTAAAAACTGCAGTGTATCCGGTACTGTCTCAGGTCAGGAGTTTGTAGGAGGAATAATCGGAGAAATAATCGATGGTTCTATTTTGAATTGTCATTCATCTGTAACTGTATCAGGCCAGGCAGAAATCGGAGGTGTTGCAGGGTTTGTAAATAGCAGCAGCACTACATTATCTTCATCCAGTGGTCCTGTCGGTGGTACTGCAAGTACAGTCGGAGGTCTTATCGGTATTACTAATTTTGGAAGTACGGTTACAAGCTGTTATTCCACTTCTGCTGTATCTGGATCAATTTCGTTTTCTGGTGGTTTGATTGGTGTGAATTATGATACTGATGTAGAACAATGCTATGCTACTGGATCAATTAATGGTGGTAGTGGTACTGAAATCGGTGGTTTGATCGGCCATTGTGGTAGCGGATCTGTATCTAATTGTTATAGTACCGGGAATGTATCAGGAAGCAACATTTTAGGAGGTCTCATAGGAAACAACTTAGTATCTGTTTCAAATTGTTATGCTGCTGGAGATGTTCCAACTTCTGTTGCAACTTGTGGAGGTTTGATCGGAGCCAGCACCGGGACTTATTCTGATTGTTTTTATGATAAGGATGTTTCTGGTCATGTAACAGCTAGTCTGATTGGTGAAACAGCTCTGACGACTGCATAA
- a CDS encoding TRAP transporter permease, producing the protein MLKELESQSSDADLEKAQRIADEAEGGTRNIESGISRWVIPVIAASWSIFQLAISSFILMESTLVRAIHLAFAISLVFLSHPVFKKPKKSRFLNYFAKTDRFTAVDISVALVATLLALYIAIDYVGISGRQGIPLNRDIFFGFVLVLMLLEAARRSLGPALPIVATVFILYSFFGPYMPSVLAFKGVSIQRFIGQITLSTEGIYGVPLDVSATIVFLFVLFGALLDKAGAGKYFVDLAFSLLGQYKGGPAKAAVLASGLTGMVSGSSIANTVTTGTFTIPLMKSVGYPAHKAAAVEVACSTNGQLMPPIMGAAAFIIAEYCNIEYIEVIRAAFIPAVVSYIALMYITHLEASKLGLKGVPKADLPPFWSTFIAGVHFLIPLIFLIVELVAFRHSPALAAFRAILALTALIYIQNIYRARKKKASIKNALKHASWQILTSLVAGGKNMMGIGVAVASAGIIVGVVTLGLGGIITEVIEVLSGGNFLLILIITAIASLILGMGLPTTANYIVMASLTAPVILTLGAKNGIVIPLIAAHLFVFFFGILADDTPPVGLAAFAAAAIAKSDPIKTGIQGFTYDIRTAILPFMFIFNTELLLIGVDSVFYGIWIFASALIAMFAFAALTQNYFFTKNKWFEAILLGLAALTLLRPTLVGGWIGMATAPKSLIMVFGITIVSLVYGYQRLRKRKITA; encoded by the coding sequence ATGTTAAAAGAACTTGAAAGTCAGTCTAGTGATGCAGATCTGGAGAAGGCTCAAAGAATTGCAGATGAAGCAGAAGGGGGAACCCGCAATATTGAAAGTGGCATCAGCCGCTGGGTTATTCCTGTTATAGCCGCTTCATGGTCAATTTTCCAGTTGGCCATCTCATCCTTTATCCTGATGGAAAGCACACTGGTTCGAGCCATACACCTGGCCTTTGCCATCAGTCTTGTTTTTCTTAGCCATCCTGTGTTTAAAAAACCTAAGAAAAGCCGTTTTCTCAATTACTTTGCCAAAACCGACCGCTTTACCGCGGTTGATATTAGTGTAGCCCTGGTCGCCACTTTACTGGCCCTCTATATTGCCATTGATTATGTCGGGATCAGTGGACGTCAGGGAATTCCTCTTAACCGGGATATATTCTTTGGATTTGTTCTTGTTCTTATGCTCCTCGAAGCTGCAAGACGTTCACTGGGGCCAGCTCTTCCCATTGTGGCTACGGTCTTTATTCTATACAGTTTTTTCGGACCCTATATGCCTTCTGTACTGGCTTTTAAAGGCGTCTCTATTCAGAGATTTATAGGCCAGATTACCTTGTCTACCGAAGGGATCTACGGAGTTCCCCTGGATGTATCGGCGACGATCGTCTTCCTTTTTGTCCTTTTCGGCGCCCTCCTGGACAAAGCCGGTGCGGGTAAATATTTTGTTGATCTGGCCTTCAGCCTTCTGGGACAATATAAGGGAGGACCTGCTAAGGCAGCTGTCCTGGCCAGCGGTCTTACCGGGATGGTTTCCGGATCAAGCATTGCCAATACTGTTACCACCGGTACCTTTACCATTCCCCTCATGAAGAGCGTCGGCTATCCCGCCCATAAAGCAGCCGCAGTAGAAGTCGCCTGCAGTACGAACGGACAACTCATGCCTCCCATTATGGGAGCCGCCGCTTTTATCATTGCTGAATATTGCAATATTGAATACATTGAAGTGATCAGAGCCGCCTTTATACCGGCAGTGGTTTCCTACATTGCCCTGATGTACATTACTCACCTGGAAGCCTCCAAGCTGGGCTTAAAAGGAGTCCCCAAGGCTGACCTTCCTCCCTTCTGGTCCACCTTTATCGCTGGAGTTCATTTTCTGATTCCTCTTATTTTTCTGATTGTAGAACTGGTGGCGTTTAGACATTCTCCCGCTCTGGCCGCTTTCCGTGCCATCCTGGCCCTGACCGCTCTGATTTATATTCAGAACATTTATCGTGCCAGAAAGAAGAAAGCATCTATAAAAAACGCCCTGAAACATGCCTCCTGGCAGATCCTTACATCTTTGGTTGCCGGTGGAAAAAACATGATGGGCATCGGTGTGGCTGTCGCCTCTGCAGGAATCATTGTCGGTGTGGTGACCCTCGGTCTGGGTGGTATCATCACGGAGGTCATCGAAGTCCTCTCGGGGGGTAATTTTCTATTAATCCTGATTATCACTGCCATTGCCAGTCTGATTCTGGGGATGGGACTGCCCACCACGGCTAACTACATCGTTATGGCCTCACTGACGGCACCTGTGATCCTGACTCTGGGTGCGAAGAATGGTATTGTCATCCCTCTGATCGCGGCTCACCTGTTTGTATTCTTCTTCGGAATCCTGGCAGATGATACGCCTCCTGTGGGACTGGCAGCCTTTGCTGCCGCCGCCATTGCCAAATCAGACCCCATTAAGACGGGAATTCAGGGATTCACCTACGATATCAGAACGGCTATCCTGCCCTTTATGTTTATCTTTAATACAGAACTCCTTCTTATTGGAGTGGACTCTGTCTTCTATGGAATCTGGATCTTTGCTTCCGCTCTGATCGCCATGTTTGCCTTTGCAGCATTAACACAGAATTACTTTTTTACTAAAAACAAATGGTTTGAAGCCATTTTACTGGGATTGGCAGCCCTGACTCTTTTGCGCCCCACACTTGTGGGTGGATGGATAGGTATGGCAACGGCTCCCAAGTCGCTGATCATGGTTTTCGGGATTACAATTGTCAGCCTTGTCTATGGGTATCAGCGTCTGAGAAAGCGTAAAATAACAGCCTGA
- a CDS encoding DUF342 domain-containing protein produces MSSQNNSDKRFSLYYRNGYAVLRVYPPTSQENRVFAEEVMNRMKILGIPMVRMMQLDEIIERADGSIEKIVEWPAGAHLSPSMQLRVREDRMKAEILIEPPKIGGGKVTEEQLHYFLEDHKILHGVLQPAIIECIERGIYNEWIEIALGTAPVHGQGGKVKYHFSKAPGKPFRELPFGRIDLRELNFIQYKEAGDLLAELEEPIAPHDGTDVTGEIISASPAGEGETLNAGDLTEIREDKIYALESGNVRIDKNAVILEPVVTVNDVDYNTGNLVFQGSVIVKGHVADGFSIIASGDIQIGKSVGRVHLETGRNLLLQSGINGDKEGHLDVKGDLYARFIESSFVHAKGSVFVSGALLNSTVKIGGDLMMEGGRCEIVGGLTVAKGWVKCRKIGSLYEAKTNVVVGVEPEELDVFFKILKDIQSLREDQDHMDKQVRHFSKICKTREATELNFRQKDQAEAQVLAISKKIHEKSKDLQIMRKELVPSEESFVLAEDMIYVGTKVSFGLLDFTPEQRGASKTILQTKDGSIRETGYNPAQIPEDIKKALPGNP; encoded by the coding sequence ATGTCATCTCAAAACAATTCAGACAAAAGATTCAGCCTCTATTACCGCAACGGATATGCCGTCCTGCGTGTTTATCCCCCCACATCACAGGAAAACAGGGTCTTTGCCGAAGAGGTGATGAACCGGATGAAAATCCTCGGTATTCCCATGGTACGGATGATGCAGCTGGATGAAATAATTGAGCGGGCCGATGGCAGCATTGAGAAGATTGTGGAATGGCCTGCGGGAGCTCATCTGTCCCCCTCCATGCAGCTTCGGGTCAGAGAAGACCGGATGAAAGCCGAAATCCTCATTGAGCCTCCCAAGATAGGGGGCGGGAAGGTGACGGAAGAACAGTTACACTACTTTCTGGAAGACCATAAAATTCTTCATGGGGTCCTTCAACCCGCCATTATAGAGTGTATCGAGAGGGGAATCTATAATGAGTGGATCGAAATAGCTCTGGGAACAGCCCCTGTGCATGGACAGGGGGGGAAAGTGAAATATCACTTCAGCAAGGCTCCGGGTAAACCCTTTCGGGAGCTGCCCTTTGGACGGATCGACCTCAGAGAACTGAATTTTATCCAATATAAAGAAGCCGGGGATCTTCTGGCTGAATTGGAAGAACCGATAGCCCCTCATGACGGTACGGATGTAACCGGAGAGATCATCAGTGCCTCCCCAGCCGGCGAAGGTGAAACCCTTAATGCGGGAGATCTGACTGAGATCAGAGAGGATAAAATTTATGCTCTTGAAAGCGGCAATGTCCGAATAGATAAGAATGCGGTTATTCTGGAGCCCGTCGTCACAGTCAATGATGTGGATTACAACACGGGAAACCTCGTTTTCCAGGGCTCTGTTATTGTGAAGGGTCATGTCGCCGACGGTTTCAGTATTATAGCTTCCGGTGATATCCAGATAGGGAAGAGTGTGGGCCGGGTTCACCTGGAAACAGGCCGGAATCTGCTCCTCCAGTCGGGTATCAACGGAGATAAGGAAGGGCATCTGGATGTGAAGGGTGATTTATATGCCCGTTTCATCGAAAGCAGTTTTGTACATGCTAAAGGTTCTGTTTTTGTTTCCGGAGCTCTTCTCAACAGCACGGTGAAGATAGGTGGAGATCTGATGATGGAAGGGGGACGCTGTGAAATTGTCGGCGGCCTTACTGTTGCAAAAGGCTGGGTGAAATGCCGGAAGATCGGCAGTCTCTATGAAGCCAAAACCAATGTGGTTGTGGGTGTGGAGCCGGAAGAGTTGGATGTTTTTTTCAAAATACTGAAAGACATACAGAGTCTGCGTGAAGATCAGGACCATATGGATAAACAGGTTCGTCATTTCAGTAAAATCTGCAAGACTCGCGAAGCAACAGAGCTTAATTTTCGTCAGAAAGATCAGGCCGAGGCTCAGGTCCTAGCCATATCAAAAAAGATTCATGAAAAATCAAAGGACCTGCAGATCATGAGAAAAGAATTGGTTCCTTCGGAAGAAAGCTTTGTTCTCGCTGAAGATATGATATATGTCGGTACCAAAGTCAGCTTTGGGCTTCTGGACTTTACACCGGAACAGAGGGGAGCCAGCAAGACAATACTTCAGACAAAAGACGGAAGCATCCGGGAAACCGGCTACAATCCGGCACAGATTCCCGAAGACATAAAAAAAGCACTCCCTGGCAATCCTTAA